One genomic segment of Brassica napus cultivar Da-Ae chromosome A3, Da-Ae, whole genome shotgun sequence includes these proteins:
- the LOC106431638 gene encoding putative glucose-6-phosphate 1-epimerase, giving the protein MPLNTLVNARDGSSRLVLSEPTGSYAEVSLFGGQVVSWKNERREQLLYMSTKAQMKPPKAIRGGLPICFPQFGNFGALERHGFARNRFWSFDNDPSPLPPANQQSTVDLVLKSTEDDLKIWPHSFELRVRISISPGKLTIIPRVRNTDPKAFSFMFALRNYLYVSDISEVRVEGLETLDYLDNLMRRERFTEQADAITFDGEIDRVYLNTPTKIAIIDHERKRTIELRKEGMPNAVVWNPWDKKAKSITDMGDEDYTTMLCVDSGAIETPILLKPCEEWRGRQELSIVSSSYCSGQLDPRKVLYGDH; this is encoded by the exons ATGCCTTTGAATACTCTTGTCAACGCTCGTGACGGTTCCTCTCGTCTTGTTTTGTCCGAGCCTACCGGATCCTATGCTGAG GTGAGTCTATTTGGAGGACAAGTTGTTTCTTGGAAGAATGAAAGGAGAGAGCAGTTGCTCTATATGAGCACCAAG GCGCAAATGAAGCCACCTAAGGCGATCAGAGGAGGGTTACCTATCTGTTTTCCACAGTTTGGTAACTTCGGTGCACTTGAGCGACATGGATTTGCCAGGAACAGGTTCTGGTCTTTTGATAACGATCCTTCGCCTCTCCCTCCTGCTAACCAGCAATCAACTGTCGATTTAGTGTTGAAGTCTACcgaagatgatttgaaaatatggcCTCATAG CTTTGAGCTCCGTGTTCGCATAAGTATCAGTCCTGGCAAGCTTACTATAATCCCGCGTGTGAGGAACACGGACCCCAAGGCATTCTCATTTATGTTTGCACTTCGTAACTACTTATACGTATCTGACATAAG TGAAGTGAGGGTTGAAGGTTTGGAGACGCTTGATTATCTGGACAACTTGATGCGTAGAGAAAGATTCACTGAGCAGGCTGATGCAATAACCTTTGACGGTGAG ATTGATAGAGTGTACTTGAACACACCAACAAAGATTGCAATCATAGATCATGAGAGAAAGAGAACTATCGAGTTGCGAAAGGAAGGCATGCCAAATGCAG TTGTGTGGAACCCATGGGACAAGAAGGCAAAGAGTATTACTGATATGGGAGATGAAGACTACACAACAATGCTATGTGTAGACTCTGGTGCTATAGAAACTCCAATCTTGTTGAAACCATGTGAGGAGTGGAGAGGCAGGCAGGAACTCTCTATCGTCTCATCAAGCTACTGCAGTGGTCAGCTTGATCCACGTAAGGTTCTTTACGGGGATCACTGA
- the LOC106443113 gene encoding U-box domain-containing protein 2: MEEIVVESLLRGSREAQIEAAIELSNLSRKQRQKVSERDIISPLLSMLQSQDSITTEVSLSALLSLAFGSERNKVRIVKAGAVQMLLEILQTESKMVIVELAMAFLLILSSCNRNKTKIASTKLIQLLVGLIGLDQLTVQAKLDGIATLHNLSTLQQIVPLVVSSGAPYALLQMINSCDKSSELAEKASSLLENIVHHSPESISGIGGAIEVLVEAIEEGSGQCKEHAVGILLGVCSFDRETNRGMILREGVMPGLLQVSVDGTRRGKEMARELLLLLRDCSGYVIKDKQSKIEIVEQIMREIDQEGERIPGTMLKLVEEMISKLST, encoded by the exons ATGGAGGAGATTGTTGTGGAGAGTCTTCTTAGAGGTAGCAGAGAGGCTCAAATAGAAGCAGCTATTGAGCTAAGCAATCTAAGCAGGAAGCAAAGGCAAAAAGTTTCAGAAAGAGACATTATTTCTCCTTTGCTCTCAATGTTACAATCTCAAGATTCTATCACAACAGAAGTTTCTCTATCTGCATTACTCAGCCTTGCCTTTGGCAGTGAAAG GAACAAAGTTAGAATTGTGAAAGCTGGAGCAGTCCAAATGTTGCTAGAGATTCTTCAGACAGAATCTAAGATGGTAATAGTTGAACTGGCCATGGCCTTTCTTCTGATCCTCTCTTCTTGTAACAGAAACAAGACCAAGATAGCATCAACCAAGTTGATTCAGCTACTAGTTGGACTCATCGGGCTCGATCAACTAACGGTTCAGGCCAAACTTGATGGCATAGCAACACTACACAACCTATCAACTCTCCAACAGATTGTCCCCCTCGTTGTATCTTCAGGAGCACCCTACGCTTTGCTTCAAATGATCAACTCTTGTGATAAATCCTCTGAACTGGCTGAAAAGGCATCATCATTGCTAGAAAACATAGTTCATCATTCACCAGAATCGATCTCAGGCATCGGTGGAGCAATAGAGGTTCTGGTTGAAGCCATTGAAGAAGGGTCGGGTCAGTGTAAAGAGCACGCGGTGGGGATATTACTCGGTGTGTGCAGCTTTGATAGAGAGACGAACAGAGGAATGATACTGAGAGAAGGAGTGATGCCAGGGCTGCTTCAAGTGAGCGTAGATGGGACGAGGAGGGGTAAAGAAATGGCTAGAGAGCTGTTGCTTCTGCTGAGGGATTGCTCTGGATATGTTATTAAAGATAAACAGTCGAAGATTGAGATTGTTGAGCAGATTATGAGGGAGATTGATCAAGAAGGGGAGAGGATACCTGGGACTATGCTGAAGTTGGTAGAAGAGATGATCTCCAAACTCAGCACATAG
- the LOC106431646 gene encoding pescadillo homolog has protein sequence MPKHYRPAGKKKEGNAARYMTRSQALKSLQVNLNLFRRLCIVKGIFPREPKKKVKGNHHTYYHVKDISFLQHEPLLEKFREIKTYQKKVQKAKAKKNEELARLLLTRQPTYKLDRLIRERYPTFIDALRDLDDCLTMVHLFAVLPASDRENLEVKRVHNCRRLSHEWQAYISRTHALRKVFVSVKGIYYQAELEGQKITWLTPHAIQQVFTNDVDFGVLLTFLEFYETLLAFTNFKLYHSLNVKYPPILDSRLEALAADLYALSRYIDASSRGMTVEPKVDASSSSQSNDRAESELRLAQLQHQLPSSEPGALMHLVADKEVEEDEETRACKSLFKDLKFFLSREVPRESLLFVLPAFGGTVSWEGEGAPFKEDDESITHHIIDKPSAGHMYLSREYVQPQWIYDCVNARIILPTEKYLVGRIPPPHLSPFVDNEAEGYVPDYAETIKRLQAAARNDVLPLPGVGKEDLEDPQNLLYAGFMSRTEEIEAAENKKTMAEREKQYHEELKKELKKEVTGSVVDDVAAPVVEEGEGEESSVPDAAQIAQDTADMPTLMMSRKKRKLYDAMKIGQKKKSESVERIKQRKKNLKADQ, from the exons ATGCCGAAGCATTACAGACCAGCG GGAAAGAAGAAGGAAGGAAATGCGGCGAGGTATATGACCAGGTCGCAAGCTCTTAAGAGCCTTCAAGTTAACTTAAACCTCTTCAG GAGACTATGTATCGTGAAAGGTATATTCCCCAGAGAACCGAAGAAGAAGGTGAAGGGAAACCACCACACTTACTACCATGTGAAGGACATTTCTTTCCTTCAGCACGAGCCTCTCCTTGAGAAGTTCAGGGAAATCAAAACGTACCAAAAGAAGGTTCAGAAAGCCAAAGCCAAGAAGAACGAGGAGCTTGCACGTCTCTTGCTTACCCGTCAACCCACTTACAAGCTTGATAGATTGATCCGTGAAAG GTATCCCACATTCATTGATGCACTACGTGACTTGGATGACTGTCTTACGATGGTTCATCTCTTTGCGGTGTTGCCTGCTTCAGACAGGGAGAACCTTGAAGTTAAACGAGTCCACAACTGCAGAAG ATTGAGCCATGAATGGCAAGCTTACATTTCTCGTACTCATGCATTACGGAAAGTGTTTGTGTCTGTTAAGGGCATATACTATCAG GCTGAATTAGAAGGTCAAAAGATCACTTGGTTGACTCCTCATGCCATACAACAAGTCTTCACGAATGATGTTGACTTTGGTGTTCTGCTAACCTTCTTGGAGTTCTATGAG ACTCTTCTTGCCTTTACAAACTTTAAGCTTTACCATTCTCTGAATGTGAAGTACCCACCAATCCTTGATTCTCGCCTGGAGGCTTTGGCTGCTG ATCTCTATGCTCTGTCAAGATACATAGATGCTAGCTCCAGAGGCATGACTGTGGAACCCAAAGTTGATGCTTCATCTAGCTCACAGTCAAACGACCGCGCAGAGTCTGAACTGAGACTTGCACAACTTCAGCACCAGCTGCCTTCCAGTGAGCCTGGTGCGTTGATGCATCTCGTTGCAGATAAAGAGGTTGAAGAGGATGAAGAAACAAGAGCCTGCAAATCACTCTTCAAGGATCTCAAGTTTTTCTTGAGCCGTgag GTTCCAAGAGAGTCTCTGCTTTTTGTTCTTCCTGCTTTCGGTGGAACGGTGTCTTGGGAAGGAGAAGGTGCGCCTTTCAAGGAGGATGATGAGAGTATTACACATCAT ATCATTGATAAGCCAAGTGCTGGTCACATGTATCTCTCAAGGGAATATGTTCAACCACAGTGGATCTATGACTGTGTCAATGCCCGCATAATCTTGCCAACGGAAAAGTATTTGGTCGGAAG GATTCCACCGCCGCACTTGTCACCATTTGTGGACAATGAAGCAGAAGGATACGTTCCTGATTACGCTGAAACCATCAAAAGGCTTCAAGCAGCAGCCAGGAACGATGTTCTTCCGTTGCCAGGTGTTGGCaaagaagatcttgaagatcCTCAGAACTTGTTGTACGCTGGTTTTATGAGCCGCACTGAGGAAATTGAAGCTGCTGAAAACAAAAAGACG ATGGCAGAGCGGGAGAAGCAATACCATGAGGAGCTGAAAAAGGAGCTGAAAAAGGAAGTGACGGGAAGTGTAGTTGATGATGTAGCAGCACCTGTGGTGGAAGAAGGTGAGGGTGAAGAATCATCAGTTCCTGATGCAGCTCAAATTGCTCAAGATACTGCTGATATGCCGACATTGATGATGTCTCGTAAGAAGAGGAAGCTCTACGATGCCATGAAG ATTgggcagaagaagaagagtgaaagTGTTGAGCGAATCAAGCAGCGCAAGAAAAACTTGAAAGCTGATCAGTGA
- the LOC106431657 gene encoding polyribonucleotide nucleotidyltransferase 2, mitochondrial, whose translation MSLIVSRARSTPLPNLLAWRALGFRTICSGRLGLAPSSPYTPAPAGTKILESFKEEFEVGSGVITLETGKIARFANGSVVLGMDETKVLSTVTCAKSKSPGDFLPLTVDYQEKLYAQGLIPNTYMRREGAPKERELLCGRLIDRPIRPLFPSGFYHEVQIMASVLSLDGKQDPDILAANAASAALMLSDVPWGGPIGVIRLGRIDGQIVVNPTMDELSSSDLSLIYACTRDKTMMIDVQSREITEKDLAAALRLAHPEAVKYIDPQIRLAAKAGKQKKEYKLSMLSEKTLEKVADLAATRIESIFTDPSKGKFERGEALDDIGKDVIKVFEDEGDQESLSILPKAVDTVRKKVVRSRMISDGFRVDGRHLDEVRPISCESHHLPATHGSALFSRGDTQVLCAVTLGAPGDAQNLDSIAGPPKKRFMLHYSFPPFCTNEVGKKGGLNRREVGHGTLAEKALLAVMPPEEDFPYTVRINSEVMASDGSTSMASVCGGSMALMDAGIPLRAHVAGVSVGLVTDVDPSSGEIKDYRIVTDILGLEDHLGDMDFKIAGTRSGVTAIQLDIKPAGIPLDIVCESLENAREARLQILDHMEREINSPRAQDGTYSPRLATLKYTNDALRSLIGPMAALKRKIEEETGARLYFDDGTLTIVAKNQAVMDKAQEKVDFIIGREIVVGGVYKGTVTSIKEYGAFVEFNGGQQGLLHMSELSYEPVSKVSDVLHIGKYITMMCIDTDVRGNIKLSLKALLPKPEPKPASGPEKVPVVKETVSVETSSFGETVASLPSVVEPPQKSKLAVPAVVIRTAVECDELEKSYPVDKNTKPKRTAALKPDRKLKSTASKQTVTQKEEEVFKSIGPEETVTSCGETLKKPPRKKKQSGDEAGESASVSARKLKIGTEMTAKVHQVRTHGLVLDLGGGIRGMYKFEGDEETEFEIGDALQVKCTSFTTKGIPVMALVDDEEL comes from the exons ATGTCACTGATCGTGAGCCGAGCTAGGTCTACTCCTCTGCCCAATCTACTCGCATGGCGTGCTTTAGGTTTCCGCACCATCTGCTCCGGCCGCCTGGGCTTGGCGCCGTCTAGTCCATACACGCCGGCGCCGGCGGGAACCAAAATACTGGAATCTTTCAAGGAGGAATTCGAAGTCGGATCCGGAGTGATCACTCTCGAGACGGGGAAAATCGCACGCTTCGCCAACGGTTCGGTGGTGCTCGGCATGGACGAGACCAAAGTCCTCTCCACCGTTACTTGTGCCAAGTCCAAATCTCCTGGAGACTTCTTGCCTCTCACT GTTGACTATCAAGAGAAGCTATACGCTCAAGGCTTGATTCCGAACACGTATATGCGGAGAGAAGGTGCACCAAAGGAGAGGGAGCTTTTATGTGGCCGGCTCATTGATAGGCCTATCAGACCGTTGTTTCCTTCAGGGTTTTACCATGAAGTTCAG ATAATGGCAAGTGTTCTGTCATTAGATGGGAAGCAGGATCCTGATATACTGGCAGCTAATGCGGCATCGGCTGCGCTCATGCTATCGGATGTTCCATGGGGAGGGCCTATTGGAGTCATCAGATTAGGAAGGATCGATGGGCAAATTGTTGTTAATCCAACTATGGATGAG CTTAGCTCAAGTGATCTCAGTTTGATATACGCTTGCACAAGGGATAAGACTATGATGATCGATGTTCAATCCCGTGAAATTACGGAAAAGGATCTAGCAGCTGCTCTGAGGCTAGCTCATCCAGAG GCTGTTAAGTACATCGATCCCCAAATAAGACTGGCAGCTAAAGCtgggaaacaaaagaaagagtaCAAATTGTCCATGCTCTCTGAGAAAACTTTAGAAAAAGTGGCTGACTTGGCTGCAACTCGTATCGAATCCATTTTTACGGACCCTTCAAAGGGAAAG tttgAACGTGGAGAAGCTCTAGATGACATTGGAAAAGATGTGATAAAAGTATTTGAAGACGAGGGAGATCAAGAAAGCTTGAGCATCCTTCCAAAGGCTGTTGACACTGTGAGGAAGAAg GTAGTTCGTTCAAGGATGATATCAGACGGATTTCGAGTCGACGGGAGACATCTTGATGAAGTTAGGCCCATCTCTTGCGAATCGCATCACCTACCCGCAACTCATGGTTCAGCCCTCTTCTCACGTGGAGATACACAG GTGCTTTGTGCTGTTACACTTGGAGCCCCAGGAGATGCTCAAAACTTGGATTCTATTGCTGGCCCCCCGAAAAAGAGATTTATGCTTCACTACTCCTTTCCTCCGTTTTGTACAAATGAAGTCGGGAAAAAAGGAGGCCTTAACAGGCGTGAAGTTGGCCACG GAACACTTGCTGAGAAAGCATTGCTTGCTGTCATGCCACCTGAAGAGGATTTTCCTTACACTGTTCGCATAAATTCAGAAGTGATGGCCTCAGATGGCTCCACGTCTATGGCAAGCGTTTGTGGAG GTAGCATGGCTTTAATGGATGCCGGGATTCCTCTACGAGCTCATGTTGCAGGTGTCTCCGTTGGTCTTGTCACTGACGTTGACCCATCAAGTGGAGAAATCAAAGACTACCGGATAGTAACTGATATATTG GGTTTGGAAGATCATCTTGGAGATATGGATTTCAAGATTGCCGGGACACGAAGTGGTGTGACCGCAATTCAGTTGGATATCAAGCCAGCTGGAATACCATTGGACATTGTCTGTGAATCCTTAGAAAATGCTCGTGAAGCCCGTCTTCAGATTCTTGATCATATGGAGAGAGAAATCAACTCCCCACGAGCCCAGGATGGGACTTATTCCCCTCGGCTAG CAACTTTGAAGTACACCAACGATGCACTTCGTAGCTTGATCGGACCTATGGCCGCTCTCAagagaaagattgaagaggAAACAG GTGCAAGATTGTATTTTGATGATGGAACATTAACTATAGTCGCCAAGAACCAGGCTGTGATGGATAAGGCTCAAGAAAAG GTTGACTTCATCATTGGTCGTGAAATAGTTGTTGGTGGTGTGTACAAAGGCACAGTGACATCTATAAAAGAGTACGGCGCATTTGTTGAGTTCAACGGTGGTCAACAAGGCCTCCTACACATGTCTGAGTTATCTTATGAACCA GTCTCCAAGGTCTCAGATGTATTACATATTGGCAAGTACATCACTATGATGTGCATTGACACCGATGTCCGCGGTAACATTAAGTTATCTCTCAAGGCGCTGTTACCCAAACCTGAACCCAAACCAGCATCTGGTCCTGAAAAAGTCCCTGTGGTGAAAGAGACAGTCTCTGTAGAAACGTCTAGTTTTGGAGAGACGGTTGCAAGTCTGCCCAGTGTCGTAGAGCCACCTCAGAAGTCTAAATTAGCAGTTCCTGCAGTTGTAATCCGCACTGCTGTGGAGTGTGATGAGCTAGAGAAGTCTTATCCTGTGGACAAGAACACTAAACCTAAACGCACTGCGGCTCTGAAGCCAGACCGGAAACTCAAATCAACTGCCTCTAAGCAGACTGTGACACAGAAGGAAGAGGAGGTATTCAAATCCATTGGTCCAGAAGAAACTGTGACCAGCTGTGGTGAGACACTGAAGAAACCTCCTAGGAAGAAGAAACAATCAGGGGACGAGGCTGGAGAGAGTGCCTCGGTTAGTGCTCGGAAACTGAAGATAGGAACAGAGATGACAGCCAAAGTCCACCAGGTTCGAACGCATGGATTGGTTCTTGATTTAGGTGGTGGAATCCGCGGGATGTACAAATTTGAG GGCGATGAGGAGACAGAGTTTGAGATTGGAGACGCGTTGCAGGTGAAATGTACAAGTTTTACTACTAAAGGAATCCCTGTAATGGCTTTGGTTGATGACGAGGAGCTTTAG
- the LOC106431667 gene encoding isocitrate dehydrogenase [NADP], chloroplastic/mitochondrial translates to MGLFLSVYMGPLKLSIQSSPLFVFAGIIFSHTSRLFAIRLAEASCSVIEVARKRERGAESRMLNNLTRGGLMYRAGVTMLSSATSSSSSAALSSSWKSKSPRFLSSGVFSGGASRNRVAFPVRFHRALSVRCFASSGGSDRIQVQNPIVEMDGDEMTRVIWSMIKDKLILPYLDLDIKYFDLGILNRDATDDRVTVESAEAALKYNVAIKCATITPDEGRVKEFGLKSMWRSPNGTIRNILDGTVFREPIMCGNIPRLVPGWRKPICIGRHAFGDQYRATDQVVKGPGKLKMVFVPEDGSAPEELDVYDFKGPGVALAMYNVDESIRAFAESSMAMALAKKWPLYLSTKNTILKKYDGRFKDIFQEVYEANWKQKFEEHSIWYEHRLIDDMVAYAVKSEGGYVWACKNYDGDVQSDLLAQGFGSLGLMTSVLLSSDGKTLESEAAHGTVTRHFRLHQKGQETSTNSIASIFAWTRGLEHRAKLDKNEKLMDFVKKLESSCVNTVETGKMTKDLALLVHGPKVSRDVYLNTEEFIDAVASNLQSKLN, encoded by the exons ATGGGCCTTTTCTTAAGTGTTTATATGGGCCCACTGAAATTATCCATACAGTCCTCTCCTCTCTTCGTTTTCGCCGGAATCATCTTTTCTCACACTTCACGGCTTTTTGCAATAAGACTTGCCGAAGCTTCGTGTTCAGTGATCGAAGTTGCAAGAAAGAGAGAGCGTGGCGCGGAGTCTCGGATGCTCAACAACCTTACCCGCGGCGGTTTGATGTACCGTGCCGGCGTCACGATGTTATCTTCGGCtacttcttcctcctcctctgctGCTTTATCGTCTTCATGGAAGTCTAAGTCTCCGCGATTTCTCAGCTCCGGTGTGTTCTCGGGTGGTGCGTCGAGGAATCGCGTGGCCTTTCCCGTTCGTTTTCATCGCGCTTTATCTGTTCGATGTTTTGCCTCTTCTGGAGGTTCTGATAGGATTCAGGTTCAGAACCCAATCGTTGAAATGGACG GTGATGAAATGACGAGGGTGATATGGAGTATGATAAAGGATAAA CTTATTTTGCCTTATCTGGATCTGGATATTAAGTACTTCGACTTGGGGATTCTGAATCGCGATGCTACTGATGACAGAGTTACAGTTGAAAGTGCTGAAGCTGCTCTTAA GTACAACGTTGCTATCAAATGTGCCACTATAACTCCTG ATGAGGGCAGAGTGAAGGAGTTTGGACTGAAATCAATGTGGAGGAGTCCTAATGGAACAATCAGAAACATTTTAGATG GAACTGTTTTCCGTGAACCTATCATGTGTGGCAATATCCCTCGGCTTGTTCCTG GTTGGAGAAAACCAATATGCATTGGTAGGCATGCCTTTGGTGACCAGTATCGTGCCACGGATCAAGTAGTTAAAGGACCAGGAAAGTTGAAAATGGTTTTTG TCCCAGAAGATGGGAGCGCACCTGAGGAACTAGACGTATATGATTTCAAAGGCCCAGGTGTAGCTCTGGCTATGTACAACGTAGATGAG TCAATTCGTGCTTTTGCTGAGTCATCTATGGCGATGGCACTTGCAAAGAAATGGCCACTATACTTGAGCACCAAGAACacaattcttaaaaaatatgatgGCAG GTTCAAGGACATATTTCAAGAAGTTTATGAGGCGAATTGGAAGCAAAAGTTTGAAGAGCACTCAATATG GTATGAACATCGCTTAATCGATGACATGGTGGCTTATGCAGTAAAGAGCGAAGGTGGATATGTCTGGGCTTGCAAAAATTACGACGGTGATGTTCAAAGCGATCTTCTTGCCCAAG GGTTTGGCTCACTAGGCCTCATGACCTCAGTTTTG TTATCCTCTGATGGGAAAACACTCGAGTCAGAGGCGGCTCATGGAACCGTAACTCGACATTTCCGACTGCACCAAAAGGGACAAGAGACCAGTACTAATAGCATCGCCTCCATATTTGCATGGACACGCGGCTTAGAACACAG GGCAAAACTGGATAAGAACGAAAAATTGATGGATTTTGTCAAGAAGCTCGAGTCGTCGTGTGTTAACACTGTTGAGACAGGGAAAATGACCAAGGATCTTGCCCTTCTGGTCCATGGTCCCAA GGTGAGTAGGGATGTGTACTTGAACACAGAAGAGTTCATTGATGCAGTTGCCTCCAATCTCCAGTCAAAGCTCAATTGA
- the LOC106431675 gene encoding shaggy-related protein kinase epsilon, whose amino-acid sequence MASVGTLPSSTMATKQNNASLCVDKLPEGINEMKIKDDKEMEAAVVDGNGTETGHIIVTTIGGKDGQPKQTISYMAERVVGQGSFGIVFQAKCLETGETVAIKKVLQDKRYKNRELQTMRLLDHPNVVSLKHCFFSTTEKDELYLNLVLEYVPETVYRVSKHYSRANQRMPMIYVKLYTYQICRALAYIHGGVGVCHRDIKPQNLLVNPHTHQVKLCDFGSAKVLVKGEPNISYICSRYYRAPELIFGATEYTTAIDIWSAGCVLAELLLGQPLFPGESGVDQLVEIIKVLGTPTREEIKCMNPNYTEFKFPQIKAHPWHKIFHKRTPPEAVDLASRLLQYSPNLRSTAMEAIVHPFFDELRDPNTRLPNGRPLPPLFNFKPQELKGASVELLSKLIPDHARKQCSFLAV is encoded by the exons ATGGCTTCTGTGGGAACGTTACCTTCTTCAACTATGGCTACAAAACAGAACAATGCTTCTCTATGTGTTGACAAACTACCTGAAGGGATTAATGAGATGAAGATTAAAGATGATAAG GAAATGGAAGCAGCTGTGGTTGATGGGAATGGAACTGAGACAGGTCACATCATTGTTACAACCATTGGTGGTAAAGATGGTCAGCCTAAACAG ACCATAAGTTACATGGCGGAGCGCGTCGTTGGACAAGGTTCATTTGGAATCGTTTTTCAG GCAAAGTGTTTAGAAACGGGGGAAACTGTTGCGATAAAGAAAGTTTTGCAGGACAAGAGATACAAGAACCGTGAGCTGCAGACGATGCGCCTTCTTGATCACCCTAATGTCGTCTCCCTCAAGCATTGCTTTTTCTCAACGACAGAGAAAGATGAGCTGTATCTCAACCTGGTCCTTGAATACGTTCCCGAGACTGTCTATCGCGTCTCGAAGCATTACAGTCGAGCAAACCAGAGGATGCCCATGATATACGTCAAACTCTATACATATCAG ATTTGCAGAGCTCTAGCATACATTCATGGAGGAGTAGGAGTCTGCCACAGAGACATAAAACCACAGAATCTTCTG GTTAATCCTCATACACATCAGGTCAAGCTCTGCGACTTTGGTAGCGCTAAAGTTCTG GTGAAAGGCGAACCAAACATCTCATACATCTGCTCCCGTTACTACCGAGCACCTGAGCTTATATTTGGAGCCACGGAATATACAACAGCTATTGACATATGGTCTGCAGGCTGTGTTCTTGCTGAATTGCTCCTTGGACAG CCTCTGTTTCCAGGTGAGAGTGGAGTCGACCAACTAGTCGAGATCATTAAG GTTCTTGGAACACCAACTCGAGAGGAAATCAAATGTATGAATCCAAACTACACTGAATTCAAGTTCCCTCAGATTAAGGCTCACCCTTGGCACAAA ATATTCCATAAGCGTACACCTCCAGAAGCTGTAGATCTCGCCTCAAGACTTCTCCAGTATTCTCCAAACCTCAGATCAACCGCT ATGGAGGCAATAGTACACCCGTTCTTCGATGAGCTACGTGATCCCAACACACGTCTACCTAATGGTCGTCCCTTGCCTCCTCTCTTCAACTTTAAACCTCAAG AGCTTAAAGGAGCAAGCGTGGAGCTGTTGTCCAAGCTTATACCTGACCACGCCCGAAAGCAATGTTCCTTCCTCGCTGTCTAA
- the BNAA03G05000D gene encoding uncharacterized protein BNAA03G05000D, with the protein MESLDANFPVRHRKVSLEAKGNKTEIVLCSYEDHILVIATQIGAMGTILHARKEEGMSVEPTFSVSVIFGKRDEPMLIATARRLIDHISSYVPSKPLVLSLGLKDHSSETLKEIVAAVIENRLW; encoded by the exons ATGGAAAGTTTGGACGCTAATTTTCCTGTGCGTCATAGAAAGGTCTCGCTAGAAGCAAAG GGAAACAAGACAGAGATTGTGCTTTGCAGCTACGAAGATCATATCCTT GTCATAGCAACACAGATTGGAGCCATGGGAACTATATTGCACGCAAG GAAGGAAGAAGGGATGTCTGTTGAACCAACATTTAGTGTCTCGGTGATATTTGGAAAGCGTGATGAG CCAATGCTGATAGCAACTGCTAGAAGACTCATTGACCACAtaag TTCTTATGTTCCCTCGAAGCCGCTGGTTCTCTCACTTGGTCTCAAAGATCATTCCTCG GAGACGTTGAAGGAAATAGTAGCGGCTGTGATCGAGAATCGGCTTTGGTAA